TAAAACTTCAACATTTGTAAACCACTGATCAAtgcattacagaaaaaaaaaaaaaaaacggcaAAATAGTTATTTACCGTGCAAAAGATTGTCTTGACACTTCTGGCATCTCTCATGAAACTGTGGGCATCCAGAGGAGTTCTCCCGAAGCTCACTGCACTGAAGTCTCTGGCGCCCTGACACAATTTTTGAAAACATGCCACTTCTGTCAGGATCTAGAATGAAGTCATAGTATTTTTAGACTGCCATTAAACTTAGAGTCTTTATAAGTATGCATTCATTACCGAGCCTGAGTGCTAGAATATAATTTTTTGCCCTTAATCCAAAGTATTTTGCATAAATCATCCTTCCctactcctcctcttcccctcctctcgccccacaaaaataaaaggaataaattattaaaaagtaGAAGTCAGGAGAAGATACAAATCATGTTTCCTTTCAAGGAGTTCATGCTGCTGTAGTATATTCCCTTATAAAGGCATAGTAGTGTATCCCCCACTAATATCCAAACAATTGCTAATATTATTACACATTATTTCTACAACATGTGAGTTCTGGTAAGGTCTTTTTGACCCTTAGAAGTCAAGATGTTTCATAATCACATACAGTTAAATGACAACACAGTACCAAAGCTTATTTCTGAGGTAACATGGCTTATGATGCAGAAAAAAACTAAGAAACACTGTTCAAGAGTCACTTAACTTTGTATTTCCTGATGATTACATAATGCTTATGTCACCTGCCACTTGGAGTTATGGCATGTTCTCACTCTGATTTCCTTGTAGACAAGGACCAGAATGTATTTGTCCTGTTTGCAATAGTAAAATATGAGGCTTATTTGTATTCTAAAAGTTGGCCGTGGTCTTTTTCCTTCACTGATGTTATCACCAATGGTATGCCCAGAATTTTCTGGTCACCAGAAAACCTGATGGCTGATCTTTGATTGGCTGGTATTTGATTGGCAAACTACATTGCTGCTGTAGCCTGGAACAGGACTTGGAGCTGTCAAGCTGAGCTTAACATCATTTGGCAAGGACAGGGATCTGCCTTGTCATCTCACAGAATTACCCTAATTTTTTAGAATTGATGACGATGTCAATAAGAGATGATACAAATCACATCCTGACAAATGCTGAGATTGCATCTGTCAGTCACCCTTATGAAAACCTGCATCCACTCAGAATTTAGGTGCTCCTGAGGAAGTCCTGCAAATTCTTTGAGAATTGCCATGAAAATCAGGCTGTGTAGGACCTGTAAGTCCCCTGCAACATTTCTATGAGATTTCTAGGTGACTTCTACTTGCTCATTTAACTGATAGTTTTTCTTGACCCGTAACCTCCAGAGCTTCCTTACATATCTCACACTAGCATACTGGAAACTGAGTCATTCACTGTAGTTTAGCCGTCCCAAAGAGGTTGATGTCACTAAGAGTGCAGtcaattttcattttctaacaCTTGCCTTTGGTTTGTTCTGGCACATCTCTTCTATAATCTCTGTATTCATCAAATACGTCGGTGATCACTTCACTGACACCTTCGAACACCGTCCTACTGAAATCAAAAACTCTCTGTAAGAAGCCAGGCATGCCCCAGCCTCTCTGGGAGCCGTCATTTCTGGTGGTGACCTCGGGTAATGCTGGCATACTGGGGGACTCACTCAAGTCCAGGTCAGACATGAAATACGTCTGAAAAGACTGGTCAAATTCTTTCTGCATGtgcatgaaaaaaatgaaacttcTGTCAAATATTGAGCCCACATCCGATAATAGCTGGCTAAATAAATCTTCCATCTTTGCTAGCTGGGTATCCTCTTTCTCAGGCTTTTCATTAGACTGGATCTCTTTTCCTTGATCCTCATGAAAAGTAAAAATGAGTGGAGGTATTTTCCTCAAAAAATCTTCAACCTGTGTGTAAGAAGGAGACAGATCAGCTGCCTGACAAGTTACCAGTTTCTCGTGTCTCAGGTGAGTGTCTCtaatttttctccttcaaaTACTCAGAGAAACGATGCACTCTTAATAACTGCCAACACAGCATATTCTCTGAAGTAATTTAAGACACTAGACCCCAAAGAGGGGAAGCGCATTCATTCTAAATCCTTAGTTCCAAATCAGATCTGGAGTAAAAAAGTTGCCAGTTGCCCTTTAATCTGTAGAGGCTCAAAGTTATTATCAGCATTTGGGTTTCTTCCGACCGACAATTTGGACTTTATGTTGGAAAGATGTGAGATGCATTTCTGTCTGCTTATGTGCAGTGTAGGGAGCAGAAGGTGATTGTTCTCACCTTGATTTGTAAAAAGCCTGCGCTCTTTCACCAATGGGCAAACCCTCACCTCCTTGTGTGAGCTGAAACCAGCAAAATCAATAAAGCAGTGGCTCTGAGTCTGTGGTTTTACCATGTAAGAAGCCAAGTGTCAATTCTATACAGAGTTCCCTGTTCCTGGGTCTTGGCCACTggttccctgctccctgctttcAAGCACTAATTTGGCCTGAGCCAATGGAGTGGTTTTTGAGCCACACTCCATGGCATTACGAAATGGGTGAGGGTTAAGAAGTGCCCCGCTAAAACACACATATATGGATATACACAGATATAGACAGATACACATAAAGACAGTTAtacatattaatttttttaaaaaaactagaTCATCAGCTTGATCTGACCATTGGTGCAGCTCAGAGGGAAGGTGAAATGTGGAACAGCATCGCAGGAACAGCCTAAGCAGTATTGCTCCTGCTGTCTGTGTGTACTCAGCCACAGCTATCATCTTTGtcttcttttctatttcttatttttttagaaattacTTGGGTCACAACACATTTCTTACTTTGAATGCTTCAAATAAACCAAATAACTCATGGAGAAAGTTACCAAGAGGGTCAAAGACAGTGACAATTCAGTGTGTAACTTTTACTGCAATAATTTCAGCATCCACAGACCCTTGAAAGTCCAAAACATCTGTATGAGGTATCTGAGAGTGGTATCTAAAAAGCTAAAAGTATCACCAATAGTCTTAAATTTATTATCTCCCACATTTTTAACCTGAATTATTTTAAGAATATGCAGCAATTACAGTTTTGCTTCTGAAGTTCATTGCACTTAAAGCATATGCCCAAACAAAAAAGATGTGATTATAATTTTGTTAAGTCTTTTAGTAATAATAATGTGCCAGTCAGGAAAGCTTATTTTCTGTCTGTTAGAATTAGGGGAATCTCCTTTGCTGACAGGTTCCTTTATTAAAAGAAGTTAAGCATTTTAAAGCTGGTTTTGTCACTTAAAGAGTTGATTTAAGATAAATACAGGAAAGAATGATGTTGTAATAAGTAGGtgagtttttttccccatgtaaTTTTGCTAACTATAGCTACACTTTTAACTTTATTGATTTTTGGACGGACCATAAAGAATCTATGAGGTATTTCTCACAAACAGTTATCATGCATCTTAATGCAAGTCCTACTGTGAGAGAAAATATTGTATATCTGGAATGAATCTATTGGGAGTCAGGGGAGTAATCAGTTTCCATGGAGTCTTGCCAGGGTGCAACTGAACTCGTTTTGGCTCAGCATTCAATGACCATAATCACATGCAATCTCTACCATATAACTTCATATTTCCAGACCCTCcaaatcaaattaattttagTAAGATGATATAATTGGCAGATCTGGATATTCAGAAAATAAGAGGTGCTGTCTCTCAAACTTTGGGTGAACTCAAGAGTATTCCCCAGATACAAAGTTTCTTCCTACCTTTCTCTTAAATGTTGACACACCGTGTTTGCAAGTCGTATAATATCTCATGCAGGTACTTTCTAAACAAGATTCACATTCATCCCATAGATTTTTCAAGGATACTTGACATTGTCTTTCCTCTTCTTCCAATCTTGCCTTTACTTCATCCATAAGTCTCAAGGCTTGCTAAGTAAGGAAAAATATTCAGTTGAGGGCAATTTTCAGATGAGTATTCTAAGTACTTATCCCAGTGTTGATCACTCACTTTGGCTATTTATGGCTCCTCTTTTTACTAATCCCTAACCACTAGGGTAGGTTGTCTTCTCAGCTGCAGTCACATATGGAGGGAACTGAAAATTGAAAACCTTTTCCTCATAGGTTTTTTCTGATGTTCTCTCAGGGGGCACAGCCTACAGAAACAAACAGATCCCTACAGTCTACCAGGATTTTTGATGTTAAGAAAAAAACTCACGCATCATTCTGTGTAAGAATTCAACCTCCTACACGGTCATGTGTTCAACTTGTGTTATTTTTTCTCTGTATCATCTGAACAGTATTCATCTGTCCCACAAATAGtccttttctgttgcttttctcTACCTTTCAGGGATTTATATTTTCAGGCTAGGTCCTTGCCATACATAAAGTCTTTCTCTGATGCAGAAATATATAGAAGTATAACATTTCTGCTGTTTGGGAGCGTACGAATCAAAAGGCTGTAGGGAGgggttttcttcctgctctagTGGAAGTGTGAGGCACTCCTTCCATACTGAAGGGAAACAAGATGCATTTTACAATGCTGCTTCTATTTATTTCATCCACTAGGGCACAAAGCTGAGCAGGTCAGAAGCAGCATTTTTGGAATAGACTTGACAATGGAAAGAGAGAAGTTCTTCCTATTGAAGTAGAATGCACATCATCAATTTCTCTCTCCAACTGCAACATATTTTAATAGTTTTCGTTTCCAAACAACGTTCCAGGTTATCTCTAAGTATGACAAAAGCCTTTTAATTGGTGGGGTTTATTCCTTTTTGTCAGAATTCCAGTAGGGAAAAGACTCACATAAAAGAAGACTTCTGTCGGAATGTGCTTGATGGAGACAGTAACTGCAGTTTTCATAATCTATGTTTAGTTATTTTCTGATCTTTCGAATACATTTATTCAGTGTTTTATGAACTCTCACTGTGGATGTAAGTCCTGTGTAAATGAAATCATCCCCTAAGATCTAACAAGAGTGTTGATGGTGGGAGTGCGCTGGTGTTCCTTAAGATGTTAGAAAGCTGTCAGGTACTTTTTGGCTTGCTAATACAAATAGTTTAAACTAACTACCAGATGTTGGGCCAGAAGGGAATTTTCCTTCAACCTCGTTGAAACAAAGTTaggatatttgtattttttaaaatatacagtaAACTTCTGTTTCTTCAGACCATCTGAGCACGTGGCTCTGAGCCTAGGCATTGCACTAAGACACTGGAAATTTCCCTGATTCACTGTACTTTCTTTAGAGCACATTATCGTTTGTGGCTTTGATATTCTCCTGCAGGTCTGAAGTTTGCAAAGCAAGCTGGAAAACATCATGTGTCCCCAGGACTGTAGAGACATGGAAAGCAGAACTGCTGGACCTTCTGCACAAAACACTGTTCTACAGTGGCCTGCAGTTGCCTTGGGTGAATTCAGTGAAGCAGGGGTTTTTAGAAACAAGCAGTAAGTGCAATTTTCCTCTGCTAGTGAGACAGAGGGCCAGAAGCAGATTTTCTCTTGATCCCGTGACTGCATAAAGAGATGTATGCTGCTTGTTTTTTACATACAATGTGGTTTACATTCTTCCCagaataaacattaaaaaaaaaaaccaaacatgtaTGCACTTATGTTACCTGTTTTTCTTCACTGCTCTTCTTCAAGGTTTTCATCAGATCTATGTGCTTATCTTCATTTCTTTCCATCATAATTTTCATCTGCTTGATACCAATCAAAGCTTTCTTCACCTCTTCATCTACATACTTCTCTCCAACTTCAGATAATTctaaaaaaagccaaattatATGGTGACTTAATCAGATTTTAACACTATTGTAAATTGTCATGCACTGATGATGAAGGAGAATGAAATCGCTCTGTGTTTCCCTACAGTGGCAGAGCCAAATCTGAGATAGTGAATGCTGAATAACACTGAGCCAAGACAATTTCCATCAGATAAGAATCTGGCCTAGAGCTTTTGCAAGGATCATCTGTATGTAACTCAATGTATATATTCAGCTGTCCCACTGCTGAGTACTGAATCCCAGAACAACTGAGGCTAGAAGGCACCTTTGGAGATCACTGAGTCTGTCCCCCTGCCCCACTCAGAGCAGGGTCAGCTACAGCAGGTTGCACAGGTCATCATCCTCAGTTTTGGGTATCTCCAAGGATCACTCATCAGTTTTGTAATGACATAACCTTTATATTTATCTTTGGTCTGGTAGAagcctgggacagcttcccTTTACATTTTAATAATACAGATTACAGGTGCCTTCAACCTGTTTTCATAAAAATTCAATTTCTAGACTTCCTGTGAAGTAATGACCATAGAGTTTTGGTGAAAACCTGGGCTGGGCCATGTGTTGCACCTTGAGATCTGCAGGACTGCCTATCCTTTATCTGTAGTTGTTTTCTTTGTGGAAATACCCTGACTATCACTGGACCTATAGAAAACAAGTAAAATCACATCACCTTGAGACTGCCAAAAACACATTGATCACTTCTTCCTTTATATCTTTCTTCCTCACCCctagctttttgtttgtttatcacAGAAATCTTATTAACATAGACTGAAGCACAGGGTTGTTAAATGGCTGATCCTCCATAAAGCCATGCTTAGaggtgtgtatgtgtgtgtgtgcagagtaGCTGCTATTTTCTAAACTAAGTAATTTTGAGTTGTTTGTAAAGCCACCTTTTTCAGTGAAGTAAGTAAGTGTAgagtaaatattttcaaaggttatttaaacaaacaaaatagtTCAAAATCTGTTGAATTGAATTTTGGGTTTGGCTTATATTCTGACGATCTACAAGGAACCAAATAACCTATAACAATCCTgtaaatactcttttttttttttttttggcaggtgATACTTATCTGTGAATCCCTTTGCTTTCTCATCCTGCTTGTTCTTATCCTCctgttgtgtgtgtgcatgtatcaTTCATGCAGCCAGCTTTATTATGGTTTCTAAGCTCCACACATGCAAGTGGAACTTCTTGATGCCAGTAAGTGTGGAAGTCAAGATGCATTACCCAGCTGGAGACCTGGGCCCAGGGGCTTCCATACATACGCTTAAGGTTATCCCGGAGATTCATGTCCTCCTGCTTCATCGGTACGCACTGGTGACCCTTCAGACACAGCACATGTATGATAAATATCCAAGAGGACCTCATGTTCTTTCTGTTAAAGAAAAAGGTCAGTGCAGTTACATGTAAACCTTGTCAGGAAGCTCAAATGTCTAGGTATACTAAGTAAATATAAATACTAAATATAATACTAAGTATCTTACAAGATCCCGTTAATTTTGTCTTAACTATGGTTTCTGAGGTGTAGAGCATGCACCTAAATGCTGCTCTTGGTGAAAACACGAGTAAGACGCTTGACCTCATTTGTAATTATCTATTTAGATTAATTAGATGAATTCCACTGAGTTCGCACAGTGGTTAACAGAATCAGGACATGTATATATAAAACCAAAAGCTTATGCTGCTCAGTCTGTCCCTTTTCTACTTTGTGAAACACACTAATTACTGATCTCATATTGTGTCCTTAGTTCATATTATAAATACATCCATGCTAAACACTATTGCCAGTTTCAAAGAGGGAAATTTCTGGAATGTTGTTCGCTTTCTTGTGTCCAAATATGCAATTTCTTTCAGAATAAGCCTTAATATAAGAGATGCAGCAATAGGTGTGCCAAGAAATTGGCAGTTAGATCAGTTTTGTAAACAAACTGATCaacaaatgaaagaaattcCTGCAAAATAAGAGAAAGAAATGCCATTTGCTTTATTTCCCTCCtaagagcagaggcaaaaggtttctttttcagaaaccATGCAACTGCACTTTATAGTTCTCATTTGATTAAGTGAACACAGTATGCAAGTGCCTTGTAGTTAGCCAATATAGCCTTCTTGGAGATGCAATTATCAGCAGCAAGAGCATATGTAAATTAAAAGCCTGGATTTGTTTCTAGCCTGGATTTACTTCTACAGTTACTTGCATATTATACCTTTGCATTTATAGCGAAAGAACAATTAACTTTGCAAAGAAATACAAACACATGaccaaagaaaagtaaaaaaaaaaacaagtataTTTACCATTAATACTGAAACACCTCTTCTGTAAAATTGCTCCCTGCGTCAGGAAGGGGCTGGCCTGTGTTCTGATCTAATTTCTGGGAGTGTCAGGGATTTTGCCATGTTCTATTTATCTGATGAGAAGGTACTTAATCCTATTAACGGGACGTTTAGTCATTAGGCTGGAGGATTTTGCATGTATGGAACTTCACGATCATCTCTGTGGGCAAAACCACCAGGGGGAGTGTTGGGCAGACTTGCCTAATTTAATGTAATTTGGAACTGCTACTTTTCTGTAGTCAGTAGCCTTTTGTCATGCTAGCTCTTCCATCGTCTTGCTTTTTACTTTAGGAGACACCTGCAGCTTATGTTATTAGTGAAATTGATACCATTAGTTTGGCTAAAAATAGCTTTCAACATTTAATCTCTTCAGCATAGTTTTAGCTTGCTAAAAAAACCACTGCATTATGTAAGGACCTTCTTTGTACACCTTCTGAAGCTACAGCAGTTGAAAAAAAGTCAGGAATCCAGATGCAGGCTGGCATATGAGCAGACTCTGGAATGAGATAAGCAATTTTTGGCATTTTGTACTTATACTTGCcaatattttgggggtttgcCTGCTTAATGCtatttccttcagtttctcCATCTCTGTGAAATATGTCTGAGATCTAACTTGTACAAAGTTTAGGATACTTTGAAATGAGATATTTAAATACTAACAGGTGCTTGATATAAAATAGAGACAGATATTGTTAGCAAATCATATCCTACTTCGTGATACTCAGCAATATTACTCCCTTGTAGTCGAAGAGGAGGTGGGGAGAGTGGGTGTCTGTAGCCCATGGTCTGTGACAGCAGCTTTAAAACATTCTATTCTGTTTACCTAATCATTCATAAAAGCCAATTGATGATTGATGGCTAAGATCTAGCATGATTAATGCTGCTTAGGCAAGAGATTTgagggatttatttttaaacacataATCAGGAAGAGTGAAGAATCTGTTAGCTCTAATGGGAACTGCAAGTCCCCAATTTGCACTAAAAATTAAGATAGctccacagatttttttttctgaatatgaTGGATTGAATGGAATATGTATTTTGTTGTAATCTCTATGAATTGCTGTCTTGTTGAGTTGCTGCTAACTCCTTGACCAAGACTCATCACTACCCAAAACATTTCAAGTTCTATTCTCTGGAAATACCAAGCAGGCACCCTTGCAGACCTTGCAATCCCCTGGCCAGACTGTTTATTAAGGATCCCTGGGTCTTGGGCTGAAGCAGAAGGGGcaatctctctctccctctgaaCCTCATGCTTGGCTCAGGAGagtgaaaatggaaaatacattTGCATAAAGGAAGACAATCTATTACAGACACTTGTGAAATGTGTGCTATTAGCCTACATGTGTAATGAAATCTAACAAAGACTTCAATCTTTCACTACAAGGGCTTGTCCACTCTTTTTTGACATTTCTCTTTGCTAATATTCATTTACTAGTAGCATTCGTTTGCTGGTCTTTCTGAGCCTGACTTTATATAGAGAAAGCTTTACTCAATCTAGAGTAAAAAGGGTTGTTTCAACACATCACTCACAGTTCACAGGAGCTTGTGAGAAAGCAGGTGGCCCCAGCCCTGTGGGGAGGGAGAGCAGCACTCCTGCCCCAGGGTAAGAGGCTGGGGGATCTCTGGCACAGATCCCACCACTTGTTTTCAGAATTGTCTGCTTTCTGAAGGTCTCCTTGGGAGTCTCTGGTCAAGTACACACTTGTACCTTGCAAAGCCAGTCCTTAAGCTGATGCTGAGACATAGAGTCCTGGTGTGTGTTGGGCTCCTGTTCTCAACTCAGTTAATTTTGAACATTGCAAAGTGTCTTGCACCATCTTAGAAGTTACTCCTCGCACTTTATTCTAGCCATTATGTAACCACATGGAAATAGGCACTGCTGTATGTTATCTATTTCTtttaacaaaaccacaaaatccTAGCTCTTTGCTCTCCTGTTATTTCATATATATCTGATGGCTAAAAGAGGAGGTGTGAGGAACCCAAGGGCAAAACTGATAGAGCTAGTATGTCTGTTAAATTTAATCTTGGGCTTAAACTTAACCTTAGAAGTGCACTTAAGAACACAACACCCTGTTCCTGAAAGGCAGCTGTTAACTGTGCTTACTCTgaaaagcttttcctttctcatttctgttttgaatttaatttttaaaaaatctcatcAATAATACCTTCAGGTTTAATGTGAAATGTCTTTTTTAGCTTTCCAAATCTGATTTGCAGTGACCTATTATGGAGATCTCCATTTTTCATCTCAGCTGCCATGTTCAACAGTTTCctcttaatattttattttcctctgaattTGAATGCTTTGATCAGCTATAGTATAGCATGTCATGACATTGTgctgacattttaattttttcccactCTTAAACAAGCAGATGATTCAGTGCTTATTGATGCTGTTGAAATTAATAAGGTACTCTTCTAATATTGGATCATACTAGAGACAGTCTGAAGAATGGGATCTAATTGTAAAAAGTGCCTTTTTCCCTGTCCCAATTTCCTACCCCTGTTATTTCACTGCTACTCtattttaattgaaataatatgtatatattgaaaaaaaaataggaaaatagcttgaaaattaatttcagttaaaatagatttttttgcAAGATACTGATAAATTGAAAAGTAAATAATTGTAAGAAGATATATAGACATTGAGCTTGAACCTAGCTGAACTTGAGCAATGAGAGTTGTAGCTGCTTTCTGGATTTTTCTTAGGTCCCGTTGGACGACCTCCACAAATGTGTAACATTTTTTCACCATGTACTGTGACTTCTCCCTTTTTGTTGATCCATTCCACCTGGCAGGATTAAGCATCAAGAAATATGTTGaaatggaatttcctgtgttgTACATCAGCTATAGGATTTTGTTCCAGTTGGATATTTACactattattttctgtttgtaaGAGTTGTTTCCTACTATGCTACACATTTCCTACACATTTCTTTCTGAGCTAGGCCAGGCATGTAATGATCAGGCTGAAAATACCTGTACATATTTATAGACTCTATGAGTCATGGAAAGTGCTATACACTGACATTAAACCTCTTGGTATTTGTATGAAATAGTCCCTAGTTCTACAAAATCTTAATTAGCTTTATTTGTAAGCACACTATTAGTTCTACTGCTTTCAATTGAAATTAAATCCAGGGGGGGTTATGGTGTAATTACACGGCTAATCTAAAGCATGCCCAAAGCTTTGCTAAAAGTAAGTATGGCTTTTAAGGGTATGGAATTGAACTTTTGTGCTGtaaaagtttgttttgttttgttttgttttaatcctTTCCAGTGCTTCAGGAGCCCCTGAGCAGCTTCTGCTTTCTCCTGTATTTAAAAGGCTCTTGGAGCCCCCTTGAATTAGTGTTCAGTCTTTGAGCTCTACCTGATTACTTGGAGTTAGGAATCAAGGCTCCTTCTTTAGCCCAGAGAGAGAGGCATGTTCCTGGGGTGCTCTCAGTCTTGCTGGAAGGCCTCAGACAGAGGAGCTGAGGATGCATTAAGCTGAATATCTACAGTTAGTCTAAGCTACACATCTTGCAAAAATACCAGCTCAGGCCCCCTAAGTAGCACAGCTGTGTTAGCATGACAGGATCCCAAAGTTCACGAGCCCTGAAGCTCAGAGTCAGGCTGACACAATTACCCTGTCTGGAGGAGGGTCAGGCAATGCCAGGTCAGGACTCtgcgctgtgctcagcacaaacATGAAAccagcagaa
This genomic interval from Aphelocoma coerulescens isolate FSJ_1873_10779 chromosome 2, UR_Acoe_1.0, whole genome shotgun sequence contains the following:
- the CLUL1 gene encoding clusterin-like protein 1, encoding MRSSWIFIIHVLCLKGHQCVPMKQEDMNLRDNLKQLSEVGEKYVDEEVKKALIGIKQMKIMMERNEDKHIDLMKTLKKSSEEKQQALRLMDEVKARLEEEERQCQVSLKNLWDECESCLESTCMRYYTTCKHGVSTFKRKVEDFLRKIPPLIFTFHEDQGKEIQSNEKPEKEDTQLAKMEDLFSQLLSDVGSIFDRSFIFFMHMQKEFDQSFQTYFMSDLDLSESPSMPALPEVTTRNDGSQRGWGMPGFLQRVFDFSRTVFEGVSEVITDVFDEYRDYRRDVPEQTKDPDRSGMFSKIVSGRQRLQCSELRENSSGCPQFHERCQKCQDNLLHDCPNVPELHIKFDEAFKLVNLSGEQYEQILQVVRHHTEDTSYLLNKMKERFGWVSELSNMTIGPENIFNIVKVVPGDPSSKDETVVDVNILTSPTFTIKVPPNLDPKSPEFIEYVAGKALQLYKQNF